The following coding sequences are from one uncultured Bacteroides sp. window:
- a CDS encoding DMT family transporter produces MWLLFAFLSAALLGFYDVFKKHSLKENAVLPVLFLNTLFSSLIFVPFILLGAFVPQILGGGMFDVPLVGWDTHRFIIIKSFIVLSSWIFGYFGMKHLPLTIVGPINATRPVMVLVGAMLVYGERLNMYQWIGVVLALASFFMLSRSGKKEGINFAHNKWIFFIVLAALTGALSGLYDKFLMKQFNPMVVQAWYNVYQVFIMCPILLLLWWPKRKQTTPFRWDWSIMLISVFLSAADFVYFYALSFDDSMISIVSMIRRGSVLVSFFFGALLFREKNLKSKAVDLILVLIGMLFLYLGTK; encoded by the coding sequence ATGTGGTTATTGTTTGCTTTTCTTTCAGCAGCTTTATTGGGGTTTTATGATGTGTTTAAGAAGCATTCTTTAAAAGAGAATGCTGTTTTGCCAGTCTTGTTTCTGAATACGTTATTCTCGAGTTTAATCTTTGTACCTTTTATTTTGTTGGGGGCTTTTGTTCCACAGATTCTTGGAGGAGGTATGTTCGATGTACCATTAGTTGGTTGGGATACTCATAGGTTTATTATTATCAAATCTTTTATAGTTCTTTCTTCTTGGATATTTGGTTACTTTGGGATGAAACATTTACCGTTGACTATCGTAGGTCCCATTAATGCGACTCGTCCGGTGATGGTGCTGGTCGGTGCGATGCTGGTGTATGGAGAACGTCTTAATATGTATCAATGGATAGGTGTTGTGCTAGCGTTAGCTTCATTTTTTATGTTGAGTCGTTCGGGTAAAAAAGAGGGTATTAATTTTGCTCACAATAAATGGATATTTTTTATTGTGCTTGCTGCGTTAACAGGAGCGCTTAGCGGTTTGTACGATAAGTTTCTGATGAAGCAGTTTAACCCGATGGTGGTGCAAGCGTGGTATAATGTTTATCAAGTATTTATCATGTGTCCCATCTTGCTATTGCTGTGGTGGCCAAAACGAAAACAGACTACTCCTTTCAGATGGGATTGGTCTATCATGCTAATTTCAGTTTTTCTCTCGGCTGCTGATTTTGTCTATTTCTACGCTCTTAGTTTTGATGATTCTATGATTTCTATTGTGTCGATGATAAGGCGTGGTAGTGTGTTAGTCTCCTTCTTTTTTGGTGCGTTACTTTTCCGTGAAAAGAATTTAAAAAGTAAAGCGGTTGATCTTATTCTGGTATTAATAGGGATGTTATTCTTATATTTGGGAACTAAATAA
- the truA gene encoding tRNA pseudouridine(38-40) synthase TruA, whose protein sequence is MTVQRYFIYFAYDGTNYHGWQIQPNGITVQECLEKALSIALRQEMKVIGAGRTDAGVHASLMVAHFDLYTEELLDLDFMTEKLNRLLPPDISVFKLKQVKPDVHARFAARSRTYKYYVTTSKYAFNRQYHWRVYGELDFEKMNEAAQTLFRYADFTSFSKLHTDVKTNICEMMQAEWTQVDTTTWVFTIRADRFLRNMVRAIVGTLIEVGRGKLSIEGFQQVIELQDRSKAGTSAPGNALFLVDVEYSDDIFI, encoded by the coding sequence ATGACAGTGCAGAGATATTTTATCTATTTTGCTTACGACGGAACGAATTATCATGGTTGGCAAATTCAACCGAATGGGATAACAGTGCAAGAGTGCCTTGAGAAGGCTCTCTCTATTGCTTTGCGGCAAGAAATGAAAGTGATTGGGGCAGGGAGAACGGATGCAGGTGTGCATGCTTCTCTTATGGTAGCACACTTTGATTTATATACTGAGGAATTGCTTGATTTGGATTTTATGACTGAGAAACTGAACCGCTTGTTGCCTCCTGATATATCAGTGTTTAAATTGAAACAGGTGAAACCGGATGTACATGCGCGTTTTGCTGCCAGATCTCGTACGTATAAATACTATGTTACTACATCTAAATATGCATTCAACCGTCAGTATCATTGGCGGGTCTATGGAGAACTTGATTTTGAAAAAATGAATGAAGCGGCCCAAACCTTGTTTCGCTATGCGGATTTTACAAGCTTTAGCAAATTACATACTGACGTAAAAACGAATATTTGTGAGATGATGCAGGCTGAATGGACACAAGTGGATACTACGACTTGGGTGTTTACGATTCGGGCTGATCGCTTTTTGAGAAATATGGTGCGAGCTATTGTGGGGACTCTTATTGAAGTGGGGCGAGGAAAATTGTCTATTGAGGGGTTTCAGCAGGTCATCGAATTGCAAGATCGCTCTAAAGCAGGGACGTCTGCCCCTGGAAATGCTCTGTTTCTTGTCGATGTGGAGTATTCCGATGATATTTTTATTTAG